The following proteins come from a genomic window of Fontisubflavum oceani:
- the hisD gene encoding histidinol dehydrogenase translates to MPVFLNSTDPDFETRFAALLEMKREDAPEVDDAVAEIIGDVRDRGDKAVIELTERFDRLALMPETLAFTSEEIADAIDQVPTDERAALELAADRIRAYHARQMPEDQSWTDESGARLGWRWTPVSAAGLYVPGGLASYPSSVLMNAIPAQVAGVERLVICAPTPDGVVNPLVLLAAHLSGVEMIYRIGGAQAIAAMAYGTNTIAPVDKITGPGNAYVAAAKRRVFGKVGIDMIAGPSEILVIADQDNDPDWIAVDLLSQAEHDESAQSILITDDAGFGQAVAQAVEKRLESLERRAIAGPSWRDYGAVIIVRDLEEAAALSNRVAPEHLELCVADPTALSAQIKHAGAIFLGQWTPEAIGDYVGGPNHVLPTARSARFSSGLSVMDFLKRTTLAEMTPAALRAIGPAAETLARSESLEAHGLSVRARLDRLNEGPLEEGPAE, encoded by the coding sequence GACGCGGTTTGCAGCGCTTCTTGAGATGAAGCGTGAGGATGCGCCCGAGGTTGATGATGCCGTGGCCGAGATCATCGGCGATGTGCGTGACAGAGGGGATAAGGCGGTCATCGAATTGACCGAGCGGTTTGACCGCCTCGCGTTGATGCCCGAGACGCTGGCCTTCACGTCTGAGGAGATCGCTGACGCCATCGACCAGGTGCCGACCGACGAACGCGCCGCATTGGAACTGGCCGCTGACCGTATCCGCGCCTATCACGCGCGTCAGATGCCCGAGGATCAGAGCTGGACCGATGAGAGCGGTGCGCGGCTTGGCTGGCGTTGGACGCCGGTTTCCGCCGCCGGGCTTTATGTGCCCGGTGGGCTTGCGAGCTATCCCTCTTCGGTGCTGATGAACGCGATCCCGGCGCAGGTGGCCGGCGTCGAACGGCTGGTGATCTGCGCGCCGACACCCGATGGCGTCGTGAATCCTCTGGTTCTCTTGGCCGCGCATCTGTCCGGCGTCGAGATGATTTATCGGATCGGCGGTGCGCAGGCCATCGCCGCGATGGCCTATGGCACCAACACTATCGCGCCGGTCGACAAAATTACCGGACCTGGCAATGCCTATGTGGCCGCCGCCAAGCGGCGGGTCTTCGGCAAGGTTGGGATCGATATGATCGCGGGGCCGTCCGAGATTCTGGTGATTGCAGATCAGGACAATGATCCCGATTGGATTGCGGTCGATCTGCTGAGCCAAGCCGAACATGACGAAAGCGCGCAATCGATCCTGATCACCGATGATGCCGGTTTTGGCCAAGCAGTGGCCCAAGCGGTTGAAAAACGGCTGGAAAGCCTGGAGCGGCGGGCGATTGCGGGCCCAAGCTGGCGCGACTATGGCGCGGTGATCATCGTGCGCGATCTGGAGGAAGCGGCGGCCTTATCGAACCGCGTCGCGCCCGAACATCTGGAACTCTGCGTTGCCGACCCGACAGCACTCTCGGCGCAGATCAAACATGCAGGCGCGATTTTCCTCGGCCAATGGACGCCCGAAGCGATTGGTGACTATGTCGGTGGACCGAACCATGTGCTGCCCACGGCGCGCTCGGCCCGGTTTTCCTCGGGTCTCAGCGTCATGGATTTCCTCAAACGCACCACTTTGGCGGAAATGACCCCTGCGGCTTTGCGCGCCATAGGCCCGGCGGCGGAAACTCTGGCACGATCCGAAAGCCTAGAGGCGCATGGTCTGTCCGTGCGCGCCCGTTTAGACCGTTTGAATGAAGGCCCGTTGGAAGAAGGCCCCGCAGAGTAA
- a CDS encoding UPF0262 family protein, with product MTMHLCHIEIDTTGLPAPTPEIEQERKVAIFDLLEDNSFVLPAREDRDVPAGPYRLTLAIREKRLVFDVTTEGGDAAAEFHLSLSPFRQVVKDYWQICESYFDAVKKLPPSQIEAIDMARRGIHNEGARVLQERLEGKAALDLDTARRLFTLICVLHFGA from the coding sequence ATGACAATGCACTTATGCCATATTGAGATCGACACCACCGGCTTGCCCGCCCCCACGCCCGAGATCGAACAGGAGCGGAAGGTCGCGATTTTTGACCTGTTGGAGGACAACTCTTTCGTCCTACCTGCCCGCGAGGATCGCGACGTACCCGCCGGACCCTACCGGCTGACCCTCGCAATCCGCGAGAAGCGGTTGGTGTTTGACGTAACCACCGAGGGCGGGGATGCGGCGGCGGAGTTTCACCTCTCGCTCAGCCCGTTTCGGCAGGTCGTCAAAGACTACTGGCAAATCTGCGAAAGCTATTTCGACGCGGTGAAAAAGCTGCCCCCCAGCCAGATCGAGGCCATCGATATGGCGCGGCGGGGGATCCACAACGAGGGGGCCCGTGTGTTGCAAGAGCGGTTGGAGGGCAAAGCCGCGCTTGATCTGGATACCGCACGGCGGCTCTTCACGCTGATCTGCGTGTTGCATTTCGGGGCCTAG